From Bacteroidota bacterium:
TGAAGATGTTGAAAACGAAATAATCCCTAAAGTTATTCAGGAGAAAAAAGGGGAGTTGATTTCAGCCAATATCAATAATAAAAAAGGCCAGGCCAGAGATATTAACCAATTAGCCTCCTTATTAAGGACACAGGTTCAAAGTGCCACAGATGTTACTTTCTCTGCTTTTGCCATTCCGGTAGCCGGTATAGAACCCAAACTTATTGCAACTGCCACCAACTATCCGGCCAACAAATTATCGGCTCCAATAGCAGGCAACAATGGAGTATATGTTATTCAGGTTACTTCGGTTTCTCAACCTTCGGGTATTGATTTCAAAGGCGAACAAAGTAAGTTATCGTATATGTACCAGACACGTGCCAATTACGAGCCTTATGAAGCTTTAAAGAAACTTGCCAACATAGTAGATAAACGCTGGAAATTTTATTAAAATTTAAAATTCACTTTAAAACGAAAGGCCTCACTCCAATGAGGCCTTTCGTTTTTTAAGAAAGACAGGGGTTACAGGTTTTGATTTGTAAAAAAAAGCGGGGGAAATATAAAAACCCCAAACAATTCTATGGCAGATAATGAGATTTATGCTAATTTTGAAGAAATAAAAAAGAACAAAAATGATTCAGGAAAAAATACAGGAAATTGCATTCCGTGTTAAAGAACTTCGTGAGATTGAAGGCCTTACACCCGAAGATATCTGCAGTCTTATTAAGATTCCTATTGGCGACTATCTGGATTTTGAGGCCGGGAACAGGGATATTGCAGCCGGAGATCTTCTGGAAATTGCAAAAAAATTGAATGTCAGTCTGGCTGTTTTGCTTACCGGCGACGCCCCCAAAATGAACATCTATTCTGTAACCCGTAAAGATAAAGGAGTGGAGGTCGACCGTAGAAAACAATATAAATATGAAAGCCTGGCAGCCAATTTTGCCAATAAAAAAGCTGAACCATTCGTGGTTACTGTCGATCCGAATCCACCCAAGAAACCTGATTTAAACAGCCACATTGGGCAGGAATTCAACTACATCATTGAAGGAAGGATGCGTCTGACCATACATAAGAGTGAGATAATACTGGGAACCGGTGATTCAATTTATTTCGATTCTTCTTATCCCCATGCCATCGAAGCATTAGACGATAAACCTGCCCGGTTTTTAGTTATCATTGTGAAGTAGAAGTAATTCCAAGTATATTTAATTTTCAAATATGAATTTATTATCTAATTTTCTCGACCGCATCGATTTCGATAACTATGAAGATTTTATCAGCAACTACAAGATAAAATCTCCTGAAAAATTCAATTTTGCAACAGATGTAGTCGATGTTTATGCTGAAAAAGAACCCGAAAAACGAGCCTTGATCTGGATAAACGACGAAGGGGAAGAGAAATTCTTTTCCTTTTCGGATATGTCATCCCTCAGCAAAAAAGCCGCTAATGTTTTTAAAGATCAGGGAATAGGCCGGGGCGACAAAGTGATGCTTGTGATGAAAAGCAGGTGGGAATTCTGGATTGCCCTGCTTGGCCTACACCGTTTGGGAGCCATTGGGATTCCGGCAACTCATATGCTTACAACTCCCGATTTCGTTTATAGAATAGAAAAAGCAAGCATAAAAGCTGTTGTAACTATTGGCCAGGAAAACCTTCCTGAACACATAGACCTGGCACAAAAACAAACCGGTGATATCCTGAAAATAAAATTTGGTGTACTTTACCATGAAAATGACTGGCTGGATTTTAATCAGTTAGTCGATCAGGCTTCAGATCAGTTTGAAACGGATGCAGATATTCAAAAGAAAGACCTCATGCTGATCTATTTTTCATCCGGCACTTCGGGAATGCCTAAAATGGTCAGTCTGGATTATGAATATCCCTTAGGACATATTCTGACTGCCAAATATTGGCAAAACGTGATAGACGGAGGTTTACACTATACCGTTGCCGACAGCGGATGGGCAAAATTTGTCTGGGGGAAAATATACGGGCAATGGATTGCAGGTAGTGCCGTATTTGCTTATGATTATGATAAATTTGAAGCAGCCAATGTAATGAGCCTGGCTACAAAATATGGAGTGACCACCTTCTGTGCCCCCCCTACGATTTACCGTTTCATGATCAAAGAAGGGCTTAAAAATTACGACTTCAGCACCCTCAAATATTGTGTAGTTGCCGGTGAACCGCTTAATCCTGAACTTTACGATATCTTCCTGAAATATACCGGGATCAAACTGATGGAAGGCTATGGACAAACCGAATTGCTGCCGGTAATTGCCAATTTTCCATGGATGGAACCCAAACCGGGTTCTATGGGCAAACCATCGCCAACTTTTGATATTTCCCTGGTTAATGCTGACGGCGAATTTTGTGAAACCGGTGAAGAAGGTGAAATTGTGATCAAAACGACACTTGAAGAAAAACCGGTAGGAATGTTCTCGGGCTATTACCTCGATGATGAAATGAACCACTCTCAGTGGCACGATGGTTACTATCATACCGGAGATACTGCCTGGAAAGATGAGGACGATTATTTATGGTTCATAGGCCGCGCAGATGATGTCATCAAATCTTCAGGATACCGCATCGGGCCTTTTGAAGTTGAAAGCGCCCTGATTCAACATCCTGCTGTTATGGAATGTGCCATCACCAGCGTTCCCGATCCAATCAGAGGACAGGTGGTAAAAGCCACCGTGGTGCTTTCTAAAAATTATACGGCTTCGGAAGAATTGGTCAAAGAACTGCAAAACCATGTCAAAGCAGTTACAGCTCCGTATAAGTATCCCAGAATTATTGAATTTGTAAAGGAACTGCCAAAAACCATCAGCGGCAAAATCAGAAGGGTAGAAATCAGAGATAAAGATGCAAAAAAATAAAATTTAATCAGGGAGATTTTTCTCCCTGAAAAATTTTATTCCCTGCCTTCAAATGTTAAGTTGCTTAAATTGTTGATTGTTTCTTCTTCGAAGGATAGACCCATTTAAGAATTATCCTTAAAATTCCTGCAATTCCTGCCTGTTTTAAGACCTGTTTCCAGGTAGACGTACTTTTCGATTTTTTCTTAAAAAACAAATCTCCCAAAAAAGAAGCTAACAGGCTAAGGATGGAAGATGCTGCTTTGGTGGTAAAAGAACCGGCAATGGCACTTACCGAAGAATGGAATAATTCAGCCGGAACCCTGGATATACCTCTCACCAATTCCGTTTCCTCTTCCTTTATGCATTTATTCAAATAACGTTGTTCTTCCTGCAAACGGGACATAGAATCGATTACCGGCAAATAATATTTCTTTTCCATATTTATTTTTCTTCTGTTTTTTCAAAAAATATTTTCACCACCTTATCTCCGACTATCCTTTCAAAAAGTTTTTTGCGGAAAATAATAATTACCGCAAGTATGACCAGGAAGAACGCCGAAACTATGGCAAAGCCCCAGAACAGGCTTTTTGTAATAGTTGCAAAATAGTAGCCTGTCATCATCCCCAGGAAGAGCAAAATAAAAAAACCAAGAAATCCAATGACTATGGAATAGACAAGGAAAGAGACCAGATGGGCCGATTTTTCGGCTGTCTGCATCTTAATTAGCAACAGACGGTCATTCACATAATTTTTGACCAGTTGTTGCATTTCCTCAAAAAAATTTTGTTTACCTTCTTCCATTATGCGGGTGTTTCAGTCTGGGGGCTTTTCTCCTCCTCTCCTTTTACAAATTTCTTTGCTCTTTTAAGCGTTTCATTCATTTCCTCTTCAAAATGTTTGATGGTCTTTTTGAATCCTTCTGTTGACTTGCCCGCCTTTTCCTTGATATCTGCCATCATTTCCTTACCCTTATCGCTGGTTAGGAATATTCCAATTGCTGCACCGGCTGCTGCACCCAGCAACACCCCGGCTAAAAATTTCGAACCGTTGCTCATGATTTTTTTTAGTTTTAATGTATGTTGAACAGGATAAACTTAATTCCTTATCTTACTGCTAAGCCATGCCTACAGGCTTTTTTATCATTTTTTAGCCCTTTATACAAATATACAAAATAATGAAGAGAAGCAAAGGGTTTCTGTTAAAAAAATACAGCTGTTTTTCGGATTTTACGGAGATTTTCAGGGATAGGAATATTTCATACTCCAAAAGGAAAATCAACCCTCATAGAGGTTAATGTTAATTAAAAAAAATAATTTAGATACATTTTCCTTATCATTGCATAAATAAAATCACTTTTTAAACCATCATTTATGAAAATACAATCATTGGGCATCATTTTAACCTGCCTTTTGGGCATTGCCGGATCATCAAACGCCCAAACCCAACTTACCAATCAGAACTTATTCGACACAATCTCATTCATGCCTGAACATTACGTGCAAAGGGTTG
This genomic window contains:
- a CDS encoding AMP-binding protein; translation: MNLLSNFLDRIDFDNYEDFISNYKIKSPEKFNFATDVVDVYAEKEPEKRALIWINDEGEEKFFSFSDMSSLSKKAANVFKDQGIGRGDKVMLVMKSRWEFWIALLGLHRLGAIGIPATHMLTTPDFVYRIEKASIKAVVTIGQENLPEHIDLAQKQTGDILKIKFGVLYHENDWLDFNQLVDQASDQFETDADIQKKDLMLIYFSSGTSGMPKMVSLDYEYPLGHILTAKYWQNVIDGGLHYTVADSGWAKFVWGKIYGQWIAGSAVFAYDYDKFEAANVMSLATKYGVTTFCAPPTIYRFMIKEGLKNYDFSTLKYCVVAGEPLNPELYDIFLKYTGIKLMEGYGQTELLPVIANFPWMEPKPGSMGKPSPTFDISLVNADGEFCETGEEGEIVIKTTLEEKPVGMFSGYYLDDEMNHSQWHDGYYHTGDTAWKDEDDYLWFIGRADDVIKSSGYRIGPFEVESALIQHPAVMECAITSVPDPIRGQVVKATVVLSKNYTASEELVKELQNHVKAVTAPYKYPRIIEFVKELPKTISGKIRRVEIRDKDAKK
- a CDS encoding XRE family transcriptional regulator, whose amino-acid sequence is MQEKIQEIAFRVKELREIEGLTPEDICSLIKIPIGDYLDFEAGNRDIAAGDLLEIAKKLNVSLAVLLTGDAPKMNIYSVTRKDKGVEVDRRKQYKYESLAANFANKKAEPFVVTVDPNPPKKPDLNSHIGQEFNYIIEGRMRLTIHKSEIILGTGDSIYFDSSYPHAIEALDDKPARFLVIIVK
- a CDS encoding phage holin family protein; the encoded protein is MEEGKQNFFEEMQQLVKNYVNDRLLLIKMQTAEKSAHLVSFLVYSIVIGFLGFFILLFLGMMTGYYFATITKSLFWGFAIVSAFFLVILAVIIIFRKKLFERIVGDKVVKIFFEKTEEK
- a CDS encoding YtxH domain-containing protein translates to MSNGSKFLAGVLLGAAAGAAIGIFLTSDKGKEMMADIKEKAGKSTEGFKKTIKHFEEEMNETLKRAKKFVKGEEEKSPQTETPA